One window from the genome of Deinobacterium chartae encodes:
- a CDS encoding ATP-binding cassette domain-containing protein, with protein MTLTARDLRVEVGGRVLLEGVSLDLGVPGLLGLLGPNGAGKSTLLRVLYRALRPQRGAVLLEGRDLWGHAAREVARRMAVVTQERPLGHAFTVYEVVMTGRLPHQGPWTRTRAADHAAVAQALARLGLEAHAHRTFESLSGGEKQRALIARALAQGARLLLLDEPTNHLDVRYQLEVLSCLRDLEVPVLVALHDLNLAAMYCRELLLLEGGRVVAAGTPERVLTPEGIGRVYGVRAEVAVHPADGRLRVVFLG; from the coding sequence GTGACGCTCACCGCGCGGGATCTGCGGGTCGAGGTGGGCGGGCGCGTGCTGCTCGAGGGGGTTTCGCTGGACCTCGGGGTACCAGGCCTGCTGGGCCTGCTCGGCCCGAACGGGGCCGGGAAGTCCACGCTGCTGCGCGTGCTGTACCGCGCGCTGCGTCCGCAGCGCGGCGCGGTGCTGCTCGAGGGGCGGGACCTGTGGGGCCATGCGGCGCGCGAGGTGGCGCGCCGCATGGCCGTCGTGACCCAGGAGCGCCCTTTGGGGCACGCTTTCACCGTGTACGAGGTGGTGATGACCGGACGCCTGCCGCACCAGGGGCCCTGGACGCGCACCCGCGCGGCCGATCACGCTGCGGTCGCGCAGGCACTCGCGCGCCTGGGCCTCGAGGCGCACGCGCACCGGACCTTCGAGTCGCTTTCCGGGGGCGAGAAGCAGCGCGCGCTGATCGCGCGGGCGCTGGCGCAGGGCGCGCGGCTGCTGCTGCTCGACGAACCCACCAACCACCTCGACGTGCGCTACCAGCTCGAGGTGCTGTCGTGCCTGCGCGACCTCGAGGTGCCGGTGCTGGTGGCGCTGCACGACCTGAACCTCGCCGCGATGTACTGCCGTGAACTGCTGCTGCTCGAGGGGGGACGGGTGGTGGCGGCCGGGACTCCCGAGCGGGTGCTGACCCCCGAGGGCATCGGCAGGGTCTATGGGGTGCGGGCCGAGGTGGCCGTGCATCCAGCGGACGGGCGGCTGCGGGTGGTCTTTTTAGGCTGA